One stretch of Streptomyces hygroscopicus DNA includes these proteins:
- a CDS encoding polyketide synthase, protein MATANEAKLREYLKKVTTDLTAAHRRLQEVDDQAHEPIAIVGMSCRFPGGVRTPEELWQLMASGGEAQTEFPADRGWDLRNLFDPDPDTPDTTYTREGGFLGDATRFDAAFFGISPREAMAMDPQQRLLLETSWEAFERAGIDPASLRGSRTGVFAGMNASDYLSVALDAEDDFGGHLGTGNASSVVSGRLSYVFGLEGPAVTVDTACSASLVALHLAVQSLRLGECSLALAGGVHVMSTPGLFIEFSRQRGLSQDGRCKAFAADADGFGPAEGVGVLLLERLSEARRRGHKVLAVVRGSAVNQDGASNGLTAPNGPSQRRVIQQALANARLSGGDVDVVEAHGTGTSLGDPIEAQALLATYGQDRPEELPLLLGSVKSNIGHTQGAAGIAGVMKMVLAMEHGVVPESLHIAEPSPHIDWAAGKVALVRSATPWPETGRPRRAGISSFGFSGTNAHTIIEQAPAEEPGPVELVSKQPGVLPWVLSGKSEAALRAQARRLLDRLHDEPALRPVDIGLSLATTRAALDHRGVVQGRDREELMAGLNALADGGMAAGVERGMVVAGQTAFVFPGQGSQWVRMGVGLMDASPVFAAHIEECAAALAEFTDWSLVDVLRGAEGAPSLDRVDVVQPVLFAVMVSLAELWRSLGVVPSAVIGHSQGEIAAAYVAGILSLKDAARVVALRSQAIGRVLAGKGGMVSVALPVADVRERIEPWGEERISIAAVNGPSSVVVSGEPTALDELLASCEADEVRARRVPVDYASHSAQVELLREELLELLAPVQPKSAQVPFLSTVTGEWAEGSELDAEYWFTNLRRTVELEGAVRRLLDEGFGVFIESSAHPVLTMGVQETAEDAGVDAAAIGSLRRDEGGQDRFWASVGEAWSRGVSVDWEAVFDGTGARRIALPTYAFQQQRYWPEAAPERAAGKTGHDPVEAKFWAAVEAEDWQTLATELTVDGDQPMSAVLPALATWRKQAREQSTVDGWRYRVTWKPLAEERSARLSGGWLVVAPAAEDTWTDAVAGVLAERGADVRRIAVDTGTDGRDELAERLRTALAEADGGSFAGVVSLLAPAEGAHPGHASLPAGTAAQLALIQALGDAGIGAPLWCLTNGAVSVGGADRPAAPEQALVWGLGRVAALEHLERWGGLIDLPETPDERALTRLVGLLASDGDDDQAAIRATGVFGPRLVRAPLADTSAVRSWKPTGTTLVTGGTGRLGAQVARWLARNGADHLVLASLRGPDAPGAVELEAELTGLGAKVTLAACDVTDRAALAETLAAIPADQPLTAVVHTAAVIEDGVIEGLTPDQVERVLRLKVDATRHLHELTRDLELTAFVLCSHFSATFGAPGQGNQAPGNAFLHSFAEQRRADGLPATTLTFGPWGDGGTVDGAVGDRMRRHGINEMAPEPATATLQHALDRDETALTVIDMDWRRFTLAFTADRSRPLLHDLPEAREVVEEMATAEADGGGAAAGAALAGQLAALPETERERVLLDLVRSAVAAVLGHSGAQAIEAGRAFKELGFDSLTAVELRNRLGAASGLKLPPSLIFDHPTPAAVAAYLRAGIAPDEAADGTAVLEELDKLETALTGTAPDNITRARITMRLQSLMAKWNESDGTAVTAEPATTAAPERPAKDTVDAEQLQSASDEELFAFINKGLGRA, encoded by the coding sequence ATGGCGACTGCGAACGAAGCCAAGCTCCGCGAATATCTGAAGAAGGTCACCACCGACCTCACCGCCGCCCACCGGCGGCTGCAGGAGGTCGACGACCAGGCCCATGAGCCGATCGCCATCGTGGGCATGAGCTGCCGCTTCCCCGGGGGTGTGCGCACCCCCGAGGAGCTGTGGCAGCTCATGGCCTCCGGTGGCGAGGCGCAGACGGAGTTCCCGGCCGACCGCGGCTGGGACCTGCGGAACCTGTTCGACCCGGACCCGGACACCCCGGACACCACCTACACCCGCGAGGGCGGCTTCCTGGGCGACGCCACCCGGTTCGACGCGGCGTTCTTCGGGATCTCGCCGCGTGAGGCCATGGCGATGGACCCGCAGCAGCGGCTGCTGCTGGAGACGTCGTGGGAGGCGTTCGAGCGGGCCGGGATCGACCCCGCGTCCCTGCGCGGCAGCCGGACCGGTGTCTTCGCGGGCATGAACGCCTCCGACTATCTGTCGGTGGCGCTCGACGCCGAGGACGACTTCGGCGGCCACCTCGGCACGGGCAACGCCAGCAGCGTCGTCTCCGGCCGGCTCTCCTACGTCTTCGGCCTCGAGGGCCCGGCCGTCACGGTGGACACGGCCTGCTCCGCGTCGCTGGTGGCGCTGCACCTGGCCGTCCAGTCGCTGCGGCTGGGCGAATGCTCGCTCGCCCTGGCGGGCGGCGTCCATGTGATGTCCACCCCCGGTCTGTTCATCGAGTTCAGCCGCCAGCGCGGGCTGTCCCAGGACGGCCGCTGCAAGGCGTTCGCGGCGGACGCCGACGGCTTCGGCCCGGCCGAGGGCGTGGGCGTCCTGCTGCTGGAGCGGCTCTCGGAGGCCCGTCGCCGGGGCCACAAGGTGCTGGCCGTGGTGCGCGGCTCCGCCGTCAACCAGGACGGCGCGTCCAACGGGCTGACCGCGCCCAACGGCCCCTCCCAGCGGCGCGTCATCCAGCAGGCGCTGGCCAACGCCCGGCTGTCCGGCGGCGATGTGGACGTCGTCGAGGCCCACGGCACGGGCACCTCGCTGGGCGACCCGATCGAGGCGCAGGCGCTGCTGGCCACCTACGGCCAGGACCGGCCCGAGGAACTGCCCCTGCTGCTCGGATCGGTGAAGTCCAACATCGGCCACACCCAGGGCGCCGCGGGCATCGCCGGGGTGATGAAGATGGTGCTGGCGATGGAGCACGGGGTGGTGCCCGAGTCGCTGCACATCGCCGAGCCGTCCCCGCACATCGACTGGGCGGCGGGGAAGGTCGCCCTGGTCAGGTCGGCCACGCCGTGGCCCGAGACCGGTCGCCCGCGCCGTGCGGGCATCTCCTCCTTCGGCTTCAGCGGCACCAACGCGCACACCATCATCGAGCAGGCCCCCGCCGAGGAGCCGGGCCCGGTCGAGCTGGTGTCCAAGCAGCCGGGTGTGCTGCCGTGGGTGCTCTCCGGCAAGAGCGAGGCGGCGCTGCGCGCCCAGGCGCGGCGGCTGCTGGACCGGCTCCACGACGAACCGGCGCTGCGCCCGGTGGACATCGGCCTGTCGCTGGCCACCACCCGCGCCGCGCTGGACCACCGCGGTGTGGTCCAGGGCCGGGACCGCGAGGAGCTGATGGCCGGGCTGAACGCCCTCGCCGACGGCGGCATGGCGGCCGGTGTGGAGCGGGGCATGGTGGTCGCCGGGCAGACGGCGTTCGTCTTCCCCGGACAGGGGTCCCAGTGGGTGCGGATGGGCGTGGGGCTGATGGACGCCTCGCCCGTCTTCGCGGCCCATATCGAGGAGTGTGCCGCCGCGCTCGCGGAGTTCACCGACTGGTCGTTGGTGGATGTGCTGCGCGGCGCCGAGGGCGCGCCGTCGCTGGACCGGGTGGATGTGGTCCAGCCGGTGCTGTTCGCGGTGATGGTGTCCCTGGCCGAGCTGTGGCGTTCGCTGGGGGTCGTCCCGTCCGCGGTGATCGGCCACTCGCAGGGCGAGATCGCCGCCGCGTATGTGGCGGGGATTCTGTCGCTGAAGGACGCGGCGCGGGTGGTGGCGCTGCGCAGTCAGGCGATTGGCCGGGTGCTGGCGGGCAAGGGCGGCATGGTGTCGGTCGCGCTTCCGGTGGCGGACGTGCGCGAGCGCATCGAGCCGTGGGGCGAGGAGCGCATCTCCATCGCGGCGGTCAACGGGCCGTCCTCGGTGGTCGTCTCCGGCGAGCCGACCGCGCTGGACGAGTTGCTGGCGTCCTGTGAGGCCGATGAGGTGCGGGCGCGCCGGGTGCCGGTGGACTACGCCTCGCATTCGGCGCAGGTCGAGTTGCTCCGTGAGGAGCTGCTGGAGCTGCTGGCCCCGGTGCAGCCGAAGAGCGCCCAGGTGCCGTTCCTGTCGACGGTGACGGGGGAGTGGGCCGAGGGTTCCGAACTGGACGCCGAATACTGGTTCACCAACCTGCGTCGCACGGTTGAGCTGGAGGGCGCGGTCCGGCGGCTGCTGGACGAGGGCTTCGGTGTGTTCATCGAGTCCAGCGCGCACCCCGTGCTGACTATGGGTGTGCAGGAGACGGCCGAGGACGCCGGTGTGGACGCGGCCGCGATCGGGTCGCTGCGCCGGGACGAGGGCGGCCAGGACCGCTTCTGGGCCTCGGTCGGCGAGGCGTGGTCGCGCGGGGTGAGCGTCGACTGGGAGGCCGTGTTCGACGGCACCGGCGCCCGCCGTATCGCGCTGCCCACGTACGCCTTCCAGCAGCAGCGCTACTGGCCCGAGGCCGCGCCCGAGCGGGCCGCCGGAAAGACCGGACACGACCCCGTGGAGGCGAAGTTCTGGGCCGCCGTGGAGGCCGAGGACTGGCAGACCCTGGCCACCGAGCTGACGGTCGACGGCGATCAGCCCATGAGCGCCGTCCTGCCCGCCCTGGCCACGTGGCGCAAGCAGGCCCGTGAGCAGTCCACGGTGGACGGCTGGCGCTACCGCGTCACGTGGAAGCCGCTCGCCGAGGAGCGGTCCGCGCGGCTGTCCGGGGGCTGGCTCGTCGTCGCCCCGGCCGCCGAGGACACCTGGACCGACGCCGTGGCCGGTGTGCTCGCCGAACGCGGCGCCGACGTACGGCGGATCGCCGTGGACACCGGCACCGACGGCCGGGACGAGCTGGCCGAGCGGCTGCGCACCGCGCTCGCCGAAGCCGACGGCGGCTCGTTCGCCGGGGTGGTGTCGCTGCTGGCCCCGGCCGAGGGCGCGCACCCCGGACATGCCTCGCTGCCCGCCGGAACGGCCGCCCAGCTCGCGCTGATCCAGGCCCTGGGCGACGCCGGAATCGGCGCGCCGCTGTGGTGCCTGACGAACGGCGCCGTCTCCGTCGGTGGCGCGGACCGGCCGGCCGCCCCCGAGCAGGCGCTCGTCTGGGGCCTTGGCCGGGTGGCCGCGCTGGAGCACCTGGAGCGCTGGGGCGGTCTGATCGACCTGCCCGAAACGCCCGACGAGCGCGCCCTGACCCGGCTGGTGGGCCTCCTCGCGTCCGACGGCGACGACGACCAGGCCGCGATCCGCGCCACGGGCGTCTTCGGGCCCCGCCTGGTGCGCGCCCCGCTGGCCGACACCTCCGCCGTACGGTCCTGGAAGCCGACCGGCACCACGCTGGTCACCGGTGGTACGGGACGGCTCGGCGCGCAGGTCGCCCGGTGGCTGGCCCGCAACGGTGCCGACCATCTGGTGCTGGCGAGCCTCAGGGGCCCGGACGCCCCCGGGGCCGTCGAGCTGGAGGCCGAGCTGACCGGGCTCGGCGCCAAGGTCACCCTCGCCGCCTGCGATGTGACCGACCGCGCGGCGCTCGCCGAGACCCTCGCGGCCATCCCGGCCGACCAGCCGCTGACCGCCGTCGTGCACACCGCCGCGGTCATCGAGGACGGGGTGATCGAGGGGCTGACCCCGGATCAGGTCGAGCGGGTGCTGCGGCTCAAGGTGGACGCCACGCGCCATCTGCACGAGCTCACCCGGGACCTGGAGCTGACCGCGTTCGTGCTGTGCTCGCACTTCTCCGCCACGTTCGGCGCACCCGGCCAGGGCAACCAGGCGCCCGGCAACGCCTTCCTGCACTCCTTCGCCGAGCAGCGCCGCGCGGACGGGCTGCCCGCCACCACGCTGACCTTCGGTCCGTGGGGCGACGGCGGCACGGTGGACGGCGCGGTCGGCGACCGGATGCGCCGCCACGGCATCAACGAGATGGCGCCGGAACCGGCCACCGCCACCCTCCAGCACGCGCTGGACCGGGACGAGACCGCGCTGACCGTCATCGACATGGACTGGCGGCGCTTCACCCTCGCCTTCACCGCCGACCGGTCGCGTCCGCTGCTGCACGACCTGCCCGAGGCCCGCGAGGTCGTCGAGGAAATGGCCACCGCCGAGGCCGACGGCGGCGGCGCGGCCGCCGGGGCGGCCCTGGCCGGGCAGCTCGCGGCGCTGCCGGAGACCGAGCGGGAGCGGGTGCTGCTGGATCTGGTGCGCAGCGCGGTGGCCGCCGTGCTGGGCCACTCCGGCGCCCAGGCGATCGAGGCGGGCCGGGCCTTCAAGGAGCTTGGCTTCGACTCGCTGACAGCCGTCGAACTCCGCAACCGGCTCGGCGCCGCGAGCGGGCTGAAGCTGCCCCCGAGCCTGATCTTCGACCACCCGACCCCGGCCGCCGTGGCCGCTTATCTGCGGGCCGGGATCGCGCCCGACGAGGCGGCCGACGGCACCGCGGTGCTCGAAGAACTCGACAAGCTGGAGACCGCGCTCACCGGCACCGCGCCCGACAACATCACCCGGGCCCGGATCACCATGCGCCTGCAGTCGCTGATGGCGAAGTGGAACGAGTCGGACGGCACGGCGGTCACCGCCGAACCCGCCACCACGGCGGCGCCGGAGCGTCCGGCGAAGGACACGGTCGACGCCGAGCAGCTCCAGTCGGCCAGCGACGAAGAGCTCTTCGCATTCATCAACAAGGGTCTCGGAAGGGCATGA